In Halobacteriovorax marinus SJ, the following proteins share a genomic window:
- a CDS encoding phosphatase PAP2 family protein, whose translation MIKTFLIIFTLIFSISSLAKKRSWYSDFASPITTDAKYITMSGAAATLMVYANKSSRTYRKRESLKEAQPFGKYGIIGDIAGQGFLNTFYALAYLGHGYFGESNESMQNGEHMAKASIYSTSLIVVGKLLVSEKRPGYPDDDDSFPSGHSAASFAFASVVAARHGWYWGGAAYGLAGFISISRINDDFHYLHDVVLGATIGAAYGWGTYYNYKDGMPYFFSPIIVDDGGGINVSWSF comes from the coding sequence TTGATAAAAACTTTTCTAATTATTTTTACATTAATATTCTCGATTTCAAGTCTTGCAAAGAAAAGATCGTGGTACAGCGATTTCGCAAGCCCAATTACTACTGACGCAAAATATATTACAATGAGTGGTGCAGCCGCGACGCTAATGGTTTATGCAAATAAGTCTAGTAGAACTTATCGCAAGAGAGAGTCACTAAAAGAAGCTCAACCATTTGGGAAGTACGGAATTATTGGGGATATCGCAGGACAAGGTTTTTTAAATACTTTCTATGCACTCGCCTACTTGGGACATGGTTACTTTGGAGAAAGTAATGAAAGTATGCAAAATGGTGAGCATATGGCCAAGGCTTCGATTTACTCAACCTCTCTCATTGTTGTTGGTAAGTTACTAGTAAGTGAAAAGAGACCTGGATATCCTGACGATGACGATTCATTCCCTTCTGGACATTCTGCTGCTTCATTTGCTTTTGCTTCTGTTGTAGCCGCTAGACATGGTTGGTACTGGGGCGGCGCTGCTTATGGACTAGCCGGTTTCATCTCAATTAGCCGAATTAATGATGACTTTCACTACCTGCACGATGTGGTTCTAGGTGCGACAATTGGAGCCGCTTACGGATGGGGTACCTACTATAACTATAAGGATGGTATGCCCTACTTCTTCTCCCCAATCATCGTAGATGATGGAGGAG